Proteins encoded in a region of the Candidatus Nanosynbacter sp. HMT-352 genome:
- a CDS encoding alpha-amylase family glycosyl hydrolase encodes MKTWQDVVSLYQIYPRSFLDTDGDGIGDLNGITEKLDYLSWLNIDSIWISPFFTSPLTDFGYDIADYRSIDPTFGQMEDFQALLKKAHDLDIKVMIDLVPCHTSDQHPWFQESRSSRDNPKRDYYIWRDGKDNREPNNWRSLSGGSSWEFDELTGQFYLHSFLKTQPDLNWDNPEVRAEMKNIVRFWFDLGVDGMRVDAIWGISKDPDFKDDSPNPDFYGNPDDYGAFIHDHCKMGPHFQEYLQELASVCDEYNDKQMVFEFYPDDKLGDIYHQYSQILTVHPKASAFFMEYRDNEWHAKNIEKKIDNYLQSASSTTPFFCIGNHDQPRIASRLGEERSRALSLLNLLTPGISVVYYGDEIGMMNGELTADDIQDNFSPANSVVDSRDLERTPMQWNDSQFAGFSSAKPWLPVNEDHTKINVDNEKIANNSLLNMHRKLLKLRQTLPILKNGDLSIVENTGNGFILGLKRELVGQRAYIFINFADEKQSFSIPENAKIIASTHSVDLITAENLQMTIPGYCGVLLIVQ; translated from the coding sequence ATGAAAACCTGGCAAGATGTCGTCTCCCTTTATCAAATTTATCCGCGCAGTTTTCTGGACACGGATGGCGATGGAATTGGCGATTTGAACGGAATTACTGAGAAGCTGGATTATTTATCATGGCTGAACATCGATTCGATTTGGATTTCGCCATTTTTCACATCACCACTGACCGACTTTGGCTATGATATCGCAGATTATCGATCTATTGATCCTACTTTCGGCCAAATGGAAGATTTCCAAGCGCTACTTAAAAAGGCTCACGATCTCGACATTAAAGTTATGATCGACCTCGTTCCCTGCCACACTTCAGATCAACATCCGTGGTTTCAAGAATCCAGATCTTCGCGTGATAACCCCAAGCGAGATTACTATATTTGGCGCGACGGAAAAGATAATAGAGAGCCTAACAATTGGCGAAGTTTGTCTGGCGGCAGTTCGTGGGAATTTGACGAGCTCACCGGGCAATTTTACCTGCATTCGTTCCTGAAAACACAGCCAGATCTGAATTGGGATAATCCTGAAGTGCGTGCTGAAATGAAAAACATAGTGCGATTTTGGTTTGATCTGGGAGTTGATGGAATGCGCGTCGATGCAATTTGGGGAATTTCCAAAGATCCCGACTTTAAAGACGATTCTCCAAATCCTGATTTTTATGGCAATCCAGACGATTACGGAGCATTTATCCACGACCACTGTAAAATGGGACCGCATTTTCAGGAATATTTGCAAGAATTGGCGTCAGTCTGCGACGAATATAACGACAAGCAAATGGTGTTTGAATTTTATCCCGACGATAAGCTGGGTGATATTTATCATCAATACAGCCAAATCCTGACAGTCCACCCAAAAGCCTCGGCATTTTTCATGGAATATCGCGACAATGAATGGCACGCTAAAAATATTGAGAAAAAAATCGATAATTACTTGCAATCAGCAAGCTCAACCACGCCATTTTTCTGCATCGGAAATCACGATCAGCCGCGAATTGCCTCCAGATTGGGCGAAGAACGTTCCCGCGCCCTCAGCTTATTAAATCTCCTCACTCCAGGAATTAGCGTAGTGTATTACGGCGACGAAATTGGCATGATGAATGGAGAATTGACCGCTGATGACATTCAAGATAATTTTAGCCCCGCCAATTCTGTTGTTGATAGCCGAGATTTGGAACGCACGCCAATGCAATGGAATGATTCGCAATTTGCGGGCTTTTCAAGTGCAAAACCTTGGCTTCCTGTTAATGAAGATCACACGAAGATTAACGTTGATAACGAAAAAATCGCAAACAATTCCCTGCTTAATATGCACCGAAAGCTGCTAAAATTGCGCCAAACTCTCCCAATTCTTAAAAATGGCGATTTGAGTATTGTAGAAAACACCGGCAACGGATTCATTCTCGGATTAAAAAGAGAACTGGTTGGTCAACGTGCTTACATTTTCATCAATTTCGCAGACGAGAAACAAAGCTTCTCCATTCCAGAAAACGCCAAGATCATTGCCTCGACTCACTCTGTCGATTTAATTACCGCAGAAAATCTCCAAATGACAATTCCAGGATATTGCGGAGTTTTACTTATTGTCCAGTAA